The Marinilongibacter aquaticus genome has a window encoding:
- a CDS encoding efflux RND transporter periplasmic adaptor subunit codes for MKNTNFLLIGLTFLLISSCESTHEATQTEEDIVPKTAVQVVGVSKGSVDNELTLFGTTIYLKRNTVTAPIPAFINEVHVKLGDKVNKGDILYVLQSKESRALGNDIAKIDSTLSQFGIVQVKASASGIISTLDKQQSGDYVLEGTQLCTIAESNDLVFQVNVPYEFAAFAKTGKACTVLLPDKSVHPAVFTRALTTMNMTAQTQTILARGKETLFLPENLVVKVNIKKAKGGNNQKVPKSCVQTDEMMQEYWVMKMQNDSIAVKQTVLVGNKDADWIEIISPKFEPSDRIISIGNFGLPDTALVDIQNSVLQ; via the coding sequence ATGAAAAACACGAATTTCCTACTGATTGGTCTCACCTTTTTACTCATTAGCTCTTGCGAAAGCACACATGAGGCGACCCAAACCGAAGAAGATATTGTACCCAAAACGGCTGTGCAGGTAGTCGGCGTTTCGAAAGGCTCGGTCGATAACGAGCTGACTTTGTTCGGAACAACCATTTACCTAAAACGCAATACAGTGACGGCCCCCATTCCTGCATTCATCAACGAAGTGCATGTGAAGCTGGGCGATAAAGTAAACAAGGGCGATATACTCTATGTGTTGCAGTCGAAAGAAAGCCGTGCTTTGGGCAACGACATCGCAAAGATCGACAGTACATTGTCCCAATTCGGCATAGTCCAAGTCAAAGCCTCCGCCAGCGGCATCATTTCTACCTTAGACAAACAGCAGTCTGGAGACTACGTGCTCGAAGGCACCCAACTTTGTACCATTGCCGAAAGCAACGATTTGGTTTTTCAAGTGAATGTGCCCTATGAGTTTGCCGCTTTTGCCAAAACAGGCAAGGCTTGTACAGTTTTATTGCCCGATAAATCAGTGCATCCGGCCGTTTTCACACGAGCATTGACGACCATGAACATGACCGCTCAAACGCAAACCATCTTAGCCAGAGGAAAGGAAACCTTGTTCCTACCCGAAAATCTTGTGGTGAAAGTGAACATCAAAAAGGCAAAGGGGGGCAATAATCAAAAGGTGCCGAAATCGTGCGTACAAACCGACGAGATGATGCAAGAATATTGGGTGATGAAAATGCAAAACGACAGCATAGCCGTGAAACAAACAGTATTGGTGGGCAACAAAGATGCCGATTGGATCGAAATCATTTCACCGAAATTCGAGCCTAGCGACAGAATAATAAGTATCGGAAACTTTGGCCTGCCCGATACGGCCTTGGTCGACATTCAAAACAGTGTATTACAATGA
- a CDS encoding HNH endonuclease encodes MDKLLNSIVYSDEQSKLIKSILEKNKLTDPIWELEEIEELKKELRKFYRNEQKVLCAYCKYPVSVIYPTNCHIEHIAPKSIHPEYILEPKNLCVICADCNQIKRDQETINQIPDTIKKKYKGKYPDKSEDFYIVHPHFDKYDDHILIINGYYIDKGSKKGNFTIGACLLNRKLLIAGWEPQVVDDTDLINEFSEYISETDFHKRVKKLDKIKRDLFY; translated from the coding sequence ATGGATAAACTTTTAAATTCAATAGTTTATTCAGACGAGCAGAGTAAACTTATCAAATCAATTCTTGAAAAGAATAAATTAACTGACCCGATTTGGGAACTCGAAGAAATTGAAGAGTTAAAGAAGGAATTAAGAAAATTCTACAGAAATGAGCAAAAGGTTTTGTGTGCTTATTGCAAGTATCCGGTCTCTGTGATATACCCAACTAATTGCCACATTGAACATATAGCACCCAAATCTATTCACCCTGAATATATTTTAGAGCCAAAAAATTTATGTGTAATATGTGCAGACTGTAATCAAATTAAGAGAGATCAAGAAACAATCAATCAAATACCTGATACGATAAAGAAAAAGTATAAAGGCAAATACCCTGACAAATCGGAAGACTTTTACATAGTTCATCCACATTTTGACAAATACGATGACCATATATTAATAATTAATGGTTATTACATCGACAAAGGTTCTAAAAAAGGTAATTTTACAATAGGTGCATGTCTTCTTAATCGTAAATTATTGATAGCTGGATGGGAACCTCAAGTTGTAGATGATACAGATTTAATAAATGAATTTTCTGAGTATATATCAGAAACTGACTTTCATAAAAGAGTAAAAAAACTTGACAAGATTAAACGTGACCTATTCTATTAA
- a CDS encoding TolC family protein — MKKAFSYLLITACCCAKLSAQKNLQYFVEKAKENSPLIDDNLNQSRANGIEAERLRAFYTKPQIGLVASYMFSPILSNDQGKTKFQPNVENANHYYGYDLAYSNGGTYQAMATITKPLFNEKSYETAREQLHVNSLASENTAKLSAHDLEKIVGDQYILCIQDKMLQEYVDTVLNLLSQQKEILQKLVQSGIYRQSDLTLLNIERKGFVAQQTAFKANYCRDLLDLNILCGIEDTNCIALPHSDLTLSSPVDRSSFLEKYRLDSLNIAAQRKMFELKYRPQVSLFGNAGLNAVYAPTILQRFGLSAGISLTYNLFDGGQKDLNRNKLAVQHKTVSLYKHNFLSQNAVRKNKILQELSTYVDRLREAEQQLNDYKTLLSVYKKEILSGQMSIVNYINTLKNMLALHRDYTLLFAQKQSLINAYNYWNW, encoded by the coding sequence ATGAAAAAAGCATTTTCATATTTATTGATTACCGCTTGCTGCTGTGCAAAATTGAGTGCACAGAAAAACCTGCAATACTTTGTCGAGAAGGCCAAAGAAAACAGCCCACTGATCGACGACAACCTGAACCAAAGTCGGGCCAACGGTATCGAAGCTGAGCGGTTAAGAGCCTTTTATACGAAACCACAAATTGGGCTCGTGGCGAGCTACATGTTTTCGCCGATCCTAAGCAATGATCAGGGCAAAACGAAGTTTCAACCCAATGTGGAAAACGCAAACCACTATTACGGTTACGATTTGGCCTATTCCAACGGGGGAACGTATCAGGCTATGGCCACGATTACGAAACCCTTGTTCAACGAAAAATCCTATGAAACAGCCCGCGAACAGTTGCACGTGAATTCCTTGGCCAGCGAAAACACCGCCAAGCTCAGTGCTCATGATCTCGAAAAAATCGTTGGCGACCAATACATTTTGTGTATCCAAGACAAAATGCTGCAAGAGTATGTCGATACCGTATTGAACCTCCTGTCTCAGCAAAAAGAAATTCTCCAGAAACTCGTCCAAAGCGGCATTTACAGGCAGTCGGATTTGACACTGCTCAATATCGAGCGTAAAGGTTTTGTTGCTCAGCAGACGGCGTTCAAAGCCAATTATTGCAGAGATTTGCTTGACTTAAACATTCTTTGCGGAATTGAGGACACCAATTGCATCGCCCTGCCCCACTCCGACCTTACGCTTTCGTCGCCAGTTGACCGTTCTTCCTTTCTCGAAAAATACCGTTTAGACAGCCTAAACATTGCCGCCCAAAGGAAAATGTTTGAACTGAAATACAGGCCGCAAGTAAGCCTTTTTGGCAATGCGGGATTGAATGCGGTTTACGCCCCCACCATTCTTCAGCGTTTCGGCCTAAGTGCCGGTATCAGTTTGACATACAATTTATTCGATGGAGGACAAAAAGACTTAAACCGGAACAAATTGGCCGTGCAGCACAAAACAGTTTCGCTCTACAAGCACAATTTCCTCAGCCAAAACGCCGTGAGAAAAAACAAAATACTGCAAGAGCTCAGCACATATGTCGATCGTCTTCGCGAAGCCGAACAGCAGCTGAACGATTACAAGACACTTTTGAGCGTATACAAAAAAGAAATCCTCTCGGGGCAAATGTCCATTGTGAACTACATCAACACTTTGAAAAACATGTTGGCTCTGCACCGCGACTACACTTTGCTCTTTGCACAGAAACAATCTTTAATCAACGCGTACAATTATTGGAACTGGTAA
- a CDS encoding ATP-binding protein: MIDYYNLREKKIKLLERSQLIPEKNIFSILVGKNGTGKSTLLGQLTTDINKDLARRRKHNEEYENHSLFDDDYPWNFPTEVIAVSTSPFDKFPVSRINKVKYYTYLGLRDVNSISIGLGYLSKIIGSLIDSIYKQNNQAIEIGNVLEYLGYMDEIRVVLDYSVRPRQFEETLLSKNFFEEFDNRTNPIFRRINRQYFTNSDNSLNERKLKRLQRTLQESFNQHFDFRNFHLIINRYGFENVKSKQEIENLIFLFEAGIIRLKDVILTKTRDYESYSIKEASSGEQSIILSILGIASRIRNSCLILIDEPEICLHPQWQETYIDILTRTFDKYKSCHFIIATHSPLIISRLSNYNSFIVDMETGKVANADRYINNSVDFQLANIFNHPGFKNEYLLRIAVTIFSNVSKSKTFSKKDDLNYEILKSQSNFLREDDPVYDLYKAITELKTIYG, translated from the coding sequence ATGATAGACTATTACAATTTAAGAGAAAAGAAAATTAAACTTTTGGAACGGTCTCAACTAATTCCAGAAAAAAACATCTTTTCTATTCTAGTTGGAAAAAATGGTACAGGTAAAAGCACTTTACTTGGACAACTTACAACTGACATAAATAAAGACCTTGCTAGAAGGAGAAAGCACAATGAAGAATATGAAAATCATAGTCTTTTTGATGATGATTATCCTTGGAATTTTCCAACAGAAGTTATTGCAGTTTCAACTAGCCCTTTTGATAAATTTCCAGTTAGTAGAATAAATAAAGTTAAATACTACACATATCTTGGTTTAAGAGACGTAAATTCAATAAGTATTGGACTTGGATATTTATCCAAAATAATAGGCTCCCTCATAGACAGCATTTACAAGCAAAACAATCAGGCAATAGAGATTGGAAACGTATTAGAATATTTAGGATACATGGACGAAATAAGGGTTGTCTTAGATTACTCAGTTCGTCCCAGACAATTTGAAGAAACTCTACTTAGTAAAAATTTTTTTGAAGAGTTTGACAATCGTACAAATCCAATATTCAGAAGAATAAACAGACAGTATTTTACAAATTCAGATAATAGCTTAAATGAAAGAAAGTTAAAGCGACTTCAAAGGACATTGCAGGAGTCTTTTAATCAACACTTTGATTTTAGAAACTTCCATTTAATAATTAATAGGTACGGTTTCGAAAATGTAAAAAGCAAACAGGAAATAGAAAATTTAATTTTTCTTTTTGAAGCTGGCATCATTAGATTAAAAGACGTTATTCTGACTAAGACAAGAGACTATGAAAGTTACAGTATAAAAGAGGCAAGCTCAGGAGAGCAAAGCATAATTTTAAGCATACTTGGAATTGCAAGCAGAATTAGAAATAGTTGCTTAATTCTAATTGATGAACCTGAAATTTGTTTGCATCCTCAATGGCAAGAAACTTACATTGATATTTTAACACGAACATTTGATAAATATAAAAGTTGCCATTTCATTATAGCGACTCACTCTCCATTAATTATTTCACGTCTTTCAAATTATAACAGCTTCATTGTTGATATGGAGACTGGTAAAGTGGCAAATGCAGATAGGTACATTAATAACTCTGTTGACTTTCAATTAGCAAATATTTTTAACCATCCAGGTTTTAAAAACGAGTATTTACTTCGAATCGCTGTAACTATATTCTCAAATGTTTCCAAAAGCAAAACATTCTCTAAAAAAGACGATTTGAATTATGAAATATTAAAAAGCCAATCAAATTTTCTAAGAGAGGATGACCCTGTTTATGACCTTTACAAAGCAATAACAGAATTAAAAACTATTTATGGATAA
- a CDS encoding MFS transporter — MKDNSVLVAEQSRMPIAIWALTISVFAIGTTEVVTIGLLPTIAKEFSISVALAGWLVTSYAMGVAIGGPIIAAFTNKIDRKKLLLAIVLLFVVSNGLAFVSYDFTLLIIARVLSGVAHGVFVGIGANIASSMVSKERRATAIAIMFTGLTVAMVTGVPLGTYIGQQFGWRYTFGGIALVGFLCLLANQLWLPKDLNQGVPIRLKDQFKVLKNKSMLLGFSLTLFSFAALFGTFTYLSPLLEKISGFTENQITLILLLYGISVAFGNLLGGKFSNKKPAKTLVVLFALLSITFILMFIFLPYKIPALILIAMMGFIGFATVPGMQLYVIQLSEKYLAGTEDVSSVLNISAFNVGIALGSSIGGMLISTSLGLLSITLMSVVFSVIAILMAIISIKREK, encoded by the coding sequence ATGAAAGATAATAGTGTATTGGTTGCGGAACAGAGCCGAATGCCCATTGCCATTTGGGCGTTGACGATAAGTGTGTTTGCTATCGGAACGACCGAAGTTGTTACGATTGGCTTATTGCCTACCATTGCCAAAGAATTTTCAATCAGTGTAGCTTTGGCAGGTTGGCTCGTAACTTCCTACGCCATGGGCGTAGCGATTGGCGGACCGATTATTGCCGCATTTACCAATAAAATAGACCGTAAAAAATTACTTCTTGCCATTGTACTGCTGTTCGTGGTCAGTAATGGTTTGGCTTTCGTTTCATACGACTTTACTCTTTTGATTATTGCAAGGGTTTTGTCGGGCGTTGCCCACGGAGTTTTTGTCGGAATTGGTGCAAATATCGCCAGTAGTATGGTTTCCAAAGAAAGAAGAGCTACGGCAATTGCCATAATGTTCACGGGCTTGACCGTTGCAATGGTAACCGGTGTTCCTCTTGGCACTTATATCGGGCAGCAATTTGGGTGGCGATATACTTTTGGCGGAATTGCCCTTGTAGGATTTCTTTGTTTACTGGCAAACCAACTTTGGTTGCCGAAGGACTTAAACCAAGGTGTACCGATTCGGCTTAAAGACCAATTCAAGGTTTTGAAAAACAAATCAATGCTTTTGGGCTTTTCTCTAACGCTATTTTCGTTTGCGGCTTTATTTGGGACATTCACCTATTTATCGCCATTACTGGAGAAAATTTCAGGTTTTACGGAAAACCAAATTACCCTGATTTTATTGCTTTACGGAATTTCCGTGGCTTTCGGAAACCTTCTGGGCGGAAAGTTTTCCAATAAAAAGCCGGCAAAAACGCTTGTGGTTCTATTTGCTTTATTGTCTATCACATTCATTTTGATGTTCATATTTCTACCGTACAAAATTCCTGCACTTATATTAATCGCAATGATGGGTTTTATCGGGTTTGCGACCGTTCCGGGAATGCAATTGTACGTCATACAACTTTCGGAAAAATATTTGGCTGGAACGGAAGACGTTTCTTCGGTCTTGAATATTTCCGCATTTAATGTGGGCATCGCATTGGGTTCATCCATTGGTGGAATGCTTATTTCAACTTCATTGGGATTATTGTCTATTACCTTAATGAGTGTAGTGTTCTCGGTAATCGCAATCCTTATGGCCATCATCAGCATAAAAAGAGAAAAATAA
- a CDS encoding HigA family addiction module antitoxin, producing MDRLANIHPGEILLEEFIRPLEITAYRLSKDTEIPQTRISQIIKGKRRVTADTALRFSSYFGTTAKFWLGLQDDYDIEEERKNKQDILTKIKINAPQHTV from the coding sequence ATGGATAGATTAGCAAACATACACCCGGGAGAGATTTTACTTGAGGAATTTATACGTCCCCTTGAGATTACTGCGTATAGACTATCAAAGGATACAGAGATACCGCAGACTCGAATTTCACAGATAATTAAAGGTAAACGGAGAGTTACTGCTGATACAGCGTTAAGATTTTCATCTTATTTCGGTACAACAGCAAAATTTTGGCTTGGACTTCAAGATGACTATGATATCGAAGAAGAGAGAAAAAACAAGCAAGATATATTGACAAAAATAAAGATAAACGCACCACAACACACGGTATAG
- a CDS encoding type II toxin-antitoxin system RelE/ParE family toxin, which translates to MIVSFGSKDTEKIWNGERVKKIPSEIQQIARRKLRMINNSQNWSDLRIPPSNRLEKLKGSDFYSIRINDQWRIVFRWIDNNAHDVEIVDYH; encoded by the coding sequence ATGATTGTTTCATTTGGTTCTAAGGATACTGAGAAAATTTGGAATGGAGAACGAGTAAAAAAGATACCATCAGAGATACAGCAAATTGCACGGAGAAAATTGAGAATGATTAATAACTCCCAAAATTGGTCTGATTTGAGAATCCCTCCATCCAACAGACTTGAGAAATTAAAAGGTTCTGATTTTTATAGTATCAGGATTAATGACCAATGGAGAATTGTATTTAGGTGGATTGATAATAATGCACACGATGTTGAGATAGTTGATTATCATTAA
- a CDS encoding Crp/Fnr family transcriptional regulator: MNEHPLRKQIEEIVKLTDEEFDFVLEHFQKKSFKKHQIVLHEGDYAQFDFFVVKGLMRVSRLDSDGKEHILQFGMENWWITDAEAFHHKTQSTLIVDCLEDTETLSLTLENKEKLSREVSKMQTFFLKKTTNGYIALQKRILCFLSSNANDRYHNLITLYPGLIQRVPKAMIASYLGVTRETLSRLTKIEV, translated from the coding sequence ATGAACGAACATCCTTTAAGAAAACAAATAGAAGAAATTGTAAAGCTGACTGATGAAGAATTTGACTTTGTGTTGGAACATTTTCAAAAAAAGTCGTTCAAAAAACATCAGATTGTTTTGCACGAGGGTGACTATGCCCAATTTGACTTTTTTGTGGTTAAAGGATTAATGCGGGTTTCAAGATTGGATTCGGACGGTAAGGAGCACATTTTGCAATTTGGAATGGAAAATTGGTGGATTACCGATGCCGAAGCATTTCACCATAAAACCCAATCGACCTTGATTGTCGATTGCCTTGAAGATACGGAAACGCTTTCGCTTACGTTAGAAAACAAAGAAAAATTGAGCAGGGAAGTGTCCAAAATGCAGACCTTTTTCCTGAAAAAAACAACCAATGGATACATTGCCCTTCAAAAACGGATCCTCTGCTTTTTGAGCAGTAATGCCAACGACCGCTACCACAATCTCATTACTTTATATCCGGGGTTAATCCAGAGAGTTCCTAAAGCAATGATAGCGTCTTACCTTGGCGTTACTCGGGAAACTTTGAGCCGATTGACCAAAATCGAAGTCTAA
- a CDS encoding aldo/keto reductase: MEYRNLGNSGLQVPVLSLGTGTFGGTNEFFQRWGQTDEKEAARLIDICLERGINFFDTANVYSIGDSEIVLGKALKGKRDKSIVSTKATFQMGEHPNEKGSSRYHLMNALEDSLKRLNTDYMDLYLMHGFDRNTPVEETLRTLDNMVKSGKVRYIGCSNFASWQLMKSLSVSERLNLEKYIVYQGYYSLIGRDYEQELMPLLEDQNMGLMVWSPLGWGRLTGKIKRGMEMKDGRIKSGGAIGSPPVEDEFLFNVVDVLEKISNEIGKSIPQIAINWLLRKKTVSNIVIGARNEKQLLSNIESVGWNLSEEHLDQLNKISEQTPIYPHWVGDR; the protein is encoded by the coding sequence ATGGAATACAGAAATCTTGGAAATTCAGGCTTGCAAGTGCCTGTATTGAGCCTTGGAACAGGCACTTTTGGCGGAACAAACGAATTTTTTCAGCGTTGGGGACAAACCGATGAAAAAGAAGCTGCACGGCTTATCGACATTTGCCTTGAAAGAGGAATCAACTTTTTTGACACGGCAAATGTCTATTCAATCGGTGATTCGGAAATTGTTTTAGGAAAGGCATTGAAAGGAAAAAGGGACAAAAGCATTGTTTCTACCAAGGCCACATTTCAAATGGGCGAACACCCCAACGAAAAAGGTTCGTCAAGATACCACTTGATGAATGCTTTGGAAGACAGCTTAAAACGATTGAATACTGATTATATGGACCTGTATTTAATGCACGGTTTCGACCGGAACACACCTGTTGAAGAAACCTTGAGAACGCTCGACAATATGGTAAAAAGCGGAAAAGTACGATACATCGGCTGTTCCAATTTTGCATCGTGGCAACTAATGAAATCATTATCCGTTTCCGAAAGGTTGAATTTAGAAAAATATATTGTTTACCAAGGTTACTATTCTTTAATCGGACGTGATTACGAACAGGAACTGATGCCACTATTGGAAGACCAAAATATGGGATTAATGGTTTGGAGTCCGCTCGGTTGGGGGCGACTGACGGGAAAAATAAAAAGGGGAATGGAAATGAAGGACGGCAGGATCAAATCGGGCGGAGCTATTGGCTCACCCCCGGTCGAGGACGAGTTTCTTTTTAATGTCGTTGACGTTTTGGAAAAGATAAGTAACGAAATCGGAAAATCCATTCCACAGATTGCTATCAACTGGTTGCTTCGGAAGAAAACGGTTTCCAACATCGTCATCGGAGCGAGAAATGAAAAGCAGTTGCTCTCGAACATTGAATCTGTCGGTTGGAACCTGTCCGAAGAACACCTAGACCAACTGAACAAAATTTCGGAACAAACCCCGATTTACCCGCATTGGGTTGGGGATAGGTAA
- a CDS encoding efflux RND transporter permease subunit translates to MSRHNYFQVFKKPILFIGLFLLLAGAFSYTQMQTNLFPEVLFPRITLAVDAGQQPIDRMMIMVTKPLESAAKKVQGVKVVKSTTSRGSCTIDVFFAWGTDIYTAKTKIESRINEIKAFLPPGLSIATEAMNQSLFPVYGYTLESQNHGLVALRDKANLVARPVFSQINGISNVVVRGGKNKEVVLVPDPIKMSSLGITPNTIINVFNTNNYVLANGTVEDFDRMYLSLTDTRVMDVEGLENMTIKNDGTRLIKLKDIAKVELKEQVEFVIVNANGNDAVLLDLVKQPGINLIDFAHECETKAAEIQKQLPEGMVLRPYYNQSAFVSDSIDSVIKTIYEGLILAIFVMIVFLRSWRASLVVMLTIPVTLAFSILALRLAGISINIMSLGAIAASIGLIIDDAIVIIEQIYRKHEDHPEKDRYSVVKESIHDLFPAMIGSSLATIVIHFPFRLMSGLAGSFFRELSDTMQLTMVASFLVTWLLLPVLHILIGFKKTKKAQHNDQGKSLAKLRWLTWFFNKPFFSFSLVILFLSAAWFSYGKLETGFLPDLDEGAIVLDYYMPPGTSLHETDRVLKEVEKIIIAHPEVETYCRRTGMAMHFGAVPANYGDYSIQLKQFHSKSTVEVSDELRKAISAKYPVLSIEFGQRIADLLGDLMSTAQPIEVKFFGDDYSKLQQITTQAEDILSSIKGIADIENGLVIAGPSLIFTPNQDLLSQYNISLIDFQNQLAAYTGGVTLGMNANQPVPSPAQAAMTSGIQVGQMQDGEQMRNISMRFSDLENNDLEKIKQQLIFLPDGSTRPLSYFCEVKAIEGETELNRENLKSCVVLTARLDNRDLGSAIAEIKKALHSQLALPKEYSIAYGGAYSEQQQSFKELMLILLMASLFVFGVFMFLFKEWMLSISLLFISVMGITGCIVALYLSGTPLNVSSYTGVIMIVGILAENAIFTASQFKQNMKETGDLDRSINYAIALRLRPKLMTAIGAILALMPLALGIGLGAQMQQPLAIAVIGGFVAGLPMLLLVFPSLIRLIYKKRG, encoded by the coding sequence ATGAGCCGACACAATTATTTTCAGGTTTTCAAGAAACCCATTCTCTTTATCGGTTTGTTCTTGCTGCTGGCCGGGGCTTTCTCCTACACCCAAATGCAGACCAACCTTTTCCCAGAGGTGCTCTTCCCGCGGATTACTTTGGCCGTAGATGCCGGTCAGCAACCCATCGACCGCATGATGATAATGGTTACCAAACCATTGGAAAGTGCCGCTAAAAAAGTACAGGGTGTGAAAGTGGTAAAAAGCACCACCAGCAGAGGCAGTTGTACGATCGATGTGTTCTTCGCCTGGGGCACCGACATTTACACGGCCAAAACCAAAATCGAAAGCCGAATAAATGAAATCAAGGCCTTTTTACCACCGGGCCTGAGCATTGCCACAGAAGCAATGAACCAATCCCTTTTTCCCGTATACGGCTACACGTTGGAAAGCCAAAACCACGGTTTGGTGGCTCTTCGCGACAAAGCCAATTTGGTGGCCAGACCCGTATTTTCACAGATCAACGGAATCTCGAACGTGGTGGTAAGGGGAGGTAAAAACAAAGAGGTGGTGCTTGTTCCCGATCCAATCAAAATGTCATCGCTGGGCATTACTCCCAATACCATCATCAATGTTTTCAACACCAACAATTACGTTTTGGCCAACGGCACAGTTGAAGATTTTGACCGCATGTACCTCTCCCTAACCGATACGCGGGTTATGGATGTGGAAGGTTTGGAAAACATGACAATTAAAAATGACGGTACGCGGCTCATTAAACTGAAAGACATCGCCAAAGTGGAATTGAAAGAACAGGTAGAATTTGTAATTGTCAATGCCAATGGAAATGATGCCGTTTTACTGGATTTGGTAAAACAACCGGGAATCAATTTGATTGACTTTGCCCATGAATGTGAAACAAAAGCTGCAGAAATTCAAAAGCAATTGCCCGAGGGAATGGTGCTTCGCCCCTATTACAACCAATCTGCATTTGTGAGCGACAGCATCGACAGCGTAATCAAAACAATCTACGAAGGCCTAATTCTCGCCATCTTTGTAATGATCGTCTTCTTGCGTTCGTGGAGAGCCAGCTTGGTGGTGATGCTCACCATTCCAGTAACTTTAGCCTTTTCCATTCTGGCCTTGAGACTAGCCGGAATCAGCATCAACATCATGTCTCTTGGAGCCATCGCCGCGTCTATCGGTCTAATTATCGACGATGCCATTGTCATCATTGAACAAATTTACCGAAAGCACGAAGACCATCCCGAAAAGGATAGGTACAGCGTGGTGAAGGAATCGATACACGATTTGTTTCCCGCCATGATTGGCTCTTCTCTGGCCACAATTGTCATCCATTTTCCGTTCCGTCTAATGAGCGGTTTGGCCGGGAGTTTCTTCAGAGAACTTTCGGATACCATGCAGCTTACCATGGTCGCATCTTTTTTGGTTACTTGGCTGTTGCTGCCCGTATTGCATATCCTTATAGGATTCAAGAAAACAAAGAAAGCCCAGCACAATGATCAAGGGAAAAGTCTGGCCAAATTGCGTTGGCTCACTTGGTTTTTCAACAAACCTTTCTTTTCGTTTTCTCTGGTTATTCTGTTTCTTTCCGCGGCTTGGTTCAGTTACGGAAAACTGGAAACAGGATTTTTGCCCGACTTGGACGAAGGTGCCATTGTGCTGGACTACTATATGCCGCCGGGCACATCTTTGCACGAAACCGACCGCGTGCTCAAAGAAGTGGAGAAAATCATCATCGCTCATCCAGAAGTGGAAACCTACTGCCGAAGAACAGGTATGGCGATGCATTTCGGGGCAGTCCCCGCCAATTACGGAGATTATTCGATACAGCTTAAGCAATTCCATTCCAAAAGCACGGTTGAGGTAAGTGATGAACTGCGAAAAGCAATTTCGGCAAAATACCCTGTGCTCAGCATTGAATTCGGGCAAAGGATTGCCGACCTCTTGGGAGATTTGATGAGTACGGCCCAACCAATCGAAGTGAAGTTTTTTGGAGACGACTACAGCAAGCTGCAGCAAATTACGACTCAGGCCGAAGATATACTGAGCAGCATCAAAGGTATTGCCGACATCGAAAATGGTTTGGTCATTGCGGGTCCCTCGCTCATATTTACACCAAATCAAGACTTGTTGAGTCAGTATAACATTTCGCTGATCGATTTTCAAAATCAACTGGCGGCCTATACGGGAGGCGTCACATTGGGCATGAATGCCAATCAACCTGTTCCCTCTCCCGCCCAAGCGGCGATGACTTCGGGCATTCAGGTTGGGCAAATGCAAGATGGAGAACAGATGAGAAACATCAGCATGCGTTTTTCAGACCTTGAAAACAACGATTTGGAAAAGATCAAACAACAGCTAATCTTCTTGCCCGATGGCTCCACAAGGCCTCTAAGCTATTTCTGCGAAGTAAAGGCCATTGAAGGAGAAACTGAACTGAACCGCGAAAACCTGAAATCTTGTGTAGTGCTCACCGCCCGTTTAGACAATCGGGACTTGGGAAGTGCCATTGCTGAAATCAAGAAGGCATTGCATAGCCAATTGGCTCTGCCAAAGGAGTACAGCATTGCCTACGGTGGGGCTTATTCTGAGCAACAACAGTCCTTTAAAGAATTGATGTTGATTTTGTTGATGGCTTCGCTCTTTGTTTTCGGCGTATTTATGTTCCTTTTCAAAGAATGGATGCTCTCCATTTCATTGCTGTTCATTTCGGTAATGGGCATAACGGGTTGCATAGTGGCACTCTACCTCAGCGGAACGCCCCTTAACGTGAGCAGCTATACGGGTGTCATCATGATTGTAGGGATACTTGCAGAAAATGCCATTTTCACCGCGAGTCAGTTCAAACAGAACATGAAAGAGACCGGAGATTTGGACCGCTCCATCAATTACGCCATTGCCCTGCGTTTGCGACCAAAGCTCATGACCGCCATCGGTGCTATTTTAGCTCTCATGCCGCTGGCTTTGGGAATTGGATTGGGAGCACAAATGCAACAGCCACTTGCCATCGCGGTAATTGGTGGCTTTGTGGCAGGTTTGCCCATGCTGTTGCTGGTTTTCCCAAGCCTCATCCGTTTGATTTACAAAAAAAGAGGGTGA